From Thermomonas sp. XSG, one genomic window encodes:
- a CDS encoding NAD(P)(+) transhydrogenase (Re/Si-specific) subunit beta, whose protein sequence is MSVLTLVKLSYFVAATLFLLGLQRMASPKTARSGIQWAGAGMLIATVATLFLPELHNIGLMLAAIVIGVGLNWAWGRKVAITDMPQMVALFNGMGGGSAAAIGAVELVRYSSGAPAPSTFTLSLAVIGALIGAVSLTGSIIAWAKLDGRMDKRYTFPGQQWFNALVALAAVACGVMALQTLAMPWIVAFFVLSLALGVLMTLPIGGADMPVVISLYNAFTGLAVAFEGYVLGNEALIIAGTMVGAAGMLLTRLMAKAMNRRIGNVLFSNFGGGGAAMQEIGGSMKPIEAADVAAMMAFAERVVIVPGYGLAVAQAQHKIWELTQRLQERGVKVKFAIHPVAGRMPGHMNVLLAEAGVPYDLIADMDDINPEFANTDVSLVIGANDVVNPVAKTDPASPIYGMPILDVVNSKNTIVIKRGKGTGFAGIENALFYADNTRMLYGDGSEMANALVSELKALDGGH, encoded by the coding sequence GTGAGCGTGCTGACCCTGGTCAAGCTGAGCTACTTCGTCGCCGCCACTCTGTTCCTGCTGGGCCTGCAGCGCATGGCCAGCCCGAAGACGGCGCGCAGCGGCATCCAGTGGGCCGGCGCGGGCATGCTGATCGCCACCGTCGCCACCCTGTTCCTGCCAGAGCTGCACAACATCGGCCTGATGCTGGCGGCGATCGTGATCGGCGTCGGCCTGAACTGGGCCTGGGGTCGCAAGGTCGCGATCACCGACATGCCGCAGATGGTTGCGCTGTTCAACGGCATGGGTGGCGGCAGCGCGGCCGCGATCGGCGCGGTGGAGCTGGTTCGGTATTCGTCCGGCGCCCCGGCGCCCTCCACGTTCACCCTGTCGCTTGCCGTGATCGGCGCGCTGATCGGTGCGGTGTCGCTGACCGGCTCGATCATCGCCTGGGCCAAGCTGGACGGGCGCATGGACAAGCGCTACACCTTTCCGGGCCAGCAGTGGTTCAACGCGCTGGTCGCGCTGGCGGCGGTGGCCTGTGGCGTGATGGCGCTGCAGACCCTGGCGATGCCGTGGATCGTCGCCTTCTTCGTGCTGTCGCTGGCGCTGGGCGTGCTGATGACGCTGCCGATCGGCGGCGCCGACATGCCGGTGGTGATCTCGCTGTACAACGCCTTCACCGGCCTTGCCGTGGCGTTCGAGGGTTACGTGCTGGGCAACGAGGCGCTGATCATCGCCGGCACCATGGTCGGTGCGGCCGGCATGCTGCTCACGCGGTTGATGGCGAAGGCGATGAACCGCAGGATCGGCAACGTGCTGTTCTCCAACTTCGGTGGCGGCGGCGCGGCGATGCAGGAAATCGGCGGCTCGATGAAGCCGATCGAGGCGGCCGATGTGGCCGCGATGATGGCTTTCGCCGAGCGCGTGGTGATCGTGCCCGGCTATGGCTTGGCGGTGGCGCAGGCGCAGCACAAGATCTGGGAATTGACCCAGCGCCTGCAGGAGCGTGGGGTGAAGGTGAAGTTCGCCATCCATCCGGTCGCCGGGCGCATGCCGGGGCACATGAACGTGCTGCTGGCCGAGGCCGGCGTGCCGTACGACCTGATCGCCGACATGGACGACATCAACCCGGAGTTCGCCAATACCGATGTATCGCTGGTGATCGGCGCCAACGACGTGGTCAACCCGGTGGCCAAGACCGATCCGGCCAGTCCGATCTACGGCATGCCGATCCTCGACGTGGTCAATTCGAAGAACACCATCGTGATCAAGCGCGGCAAGGGCACCGGTTTCGCCGGCATCGAGAATGCGCTGTTCTACGCCGACAACACCCGCATGCTGTATGGCGACGGCAGCGAGATGGCGAATGCGCTGGTCAGTGAACTGAAGGCGCTGGACGGCGGGCACTGA
- a CDS encoding NAD(P) transhydrogenase subunit alpha, whose translation MGDGFVALYIFMLAAIAGHVIISRVPVILHTPLMSGSNFIHGIVLIGAMVVLGHADTTLEKALGFVAVLLGAGNAAGGYVVTERMLEMFKASKKGGAK comes from the coding sequence GTGGGCGACGGGTTCGTGGCGCTGTACATCTTCATGCTGGCGGCGATCGCCGGCCACGTCATCATCTCGCGGGTGCCGGTCATCCTGCACACCCCGCTGATGTCGGGTTCCAACTTCATCCACGGCATCGTGCTGATCGGTGCGATGGTGGTGCTCGGGCACGCCGATACCACGCTGGAAAAGGCGCTGGGCTTCGTCGCGGTGCTGCTGGGCGCAGGCAATGCCGCCGGCGGCTATGTGGTCACCGAGCGGATGCTGGAAATGTTCAAGGCCAGCAAGAAGGGGGGCGCCAAGTGA
- a CDS encoding RNA polymerase sigma factor: MLLLAPAKLGPVNAEVPPPSPEPVTLEAFLRGIDARAFRFAELGLRHREDALDAVQDAMLKMLAYRDRPASEWSPLFWSILRNRMVDMQRRGLLRLRWLLPGSTDRDGEALDWADDAPDPSRSHDGREAWERIGAALRKLPARQREAFTLRVLEELDVADTARVMDCSEGSVKTHLSRARAALQKQLEDFR; this comes from the coding sequence ATGCTGCTGCTCGCCCCCGCTAAGCTTGGACCGGTGAACGCCGAAGTCCCGCCGCCCTCGCCCGAGCCGGTCACGCTGGAAGCGTTCCTGCGCGGCATCGACGCGCGCGCCTTCCGCTTCGCCGAGCTGGGCCTGCGTCACCGCGAGGACGCGCTGGACGCGGTGCAGGACGCGATGCTGAAGATGCTGGCCTACCGCGACCGACCGGCTTCGGAATGGAGCCCGTTGTTCTGGAGCATCCTGCGCAACCGCATGGTGGATATGCAGCGACGCGGCCTGCTGCGGCTGCGCTGGCTGCTGCCCGGTAGTACCGACAGGGACGGCGAAGCACTGGACTGGGCGGACGATGCACCCGACCCCTCGCGCAGCCATGACGGCCGCGAAGCGTGGGAGCGCATCGGCGCCGCCCTGCGCAAGTTGCCGGCGCGCCAGCGTGAAGCATTCACCCTGCGGGTGCTGGAGGAGCTGGATGTGGCCGACACCGCACGCGTGATGGACTGCAGCGAAGGCTCGGTAAAGACGCACCTGTCGCGCGCGCGCGCGGCGCTGCAGAAGCAACTGGAGGATTTCCGATGA
- a CDS encoding DUF3106 domain-containing protein produces MYRHFAPLLLLASLALAPTTALAQEAKADAMPAWDQLTPAQRELLIAPVRDRWNREPEKRERFMEYAKRWKAMPQPQRERARHGMQRWEGMTPEQREQARALFHAVRGLDKDARGEFMEKWRQMTPQQRTDWVKTHPAPERRDPD; encoded by the coding sequence ATGTATCGCCACTTCGCCCCCCTGCTCCTGCTCGCCAGCCTTGCGCTGGCGCCCACCACGGCCCTCGCACAGGAGGCCAAGGCCGACGCCATGCCGGCGTGGGACCAGCTCACCCCCGCCCAGCGCGAGCTGCTGATCGCGCCAGTGCGCGACCGCTGGAACCGCGAACCTGAAAAGCGCGAACGCTTCATGGAATACGCCAAGCGCTGGAAGGCGATGCCGCAGCCGCAGCGTGAGCGCGCACGCCACGGCATGCAGCGCTGGGAAGGGATGACGCCCGAGCAGCGCGAGCAGGCCCGCGCCCTGTTCCACGCGGTGCGCGGCCTGGACAAGGACGCGCGTGGCGAGTTCATGGAGAAATGGCGGCAGATGACGCCGCAGCAGCGCACCGATTGGGTGAAGACACACCCGGCGCCGGAGCGCCGCGATCCGGATTGA
- a CDS encoding NAD(P) transhydrogenase subunit alpha: protein MAATAVIVGVARETAAGERRVALSPETCRKLVAAGATVRVQPGIGAGAFFPDEAYVAAGAQLAEDATADADLVACVQPPSNAAIAALKPGAVLVGSLHPQADPARGEALHARGIVAFPLERLPRTTRAQAMDVLSSQAGMAGYKAVLIAAQLAPRFFPMLTTAAGTIRPSKVLIVGAGVAGLQAIATAKRLGAQVEGFDVRPETREQIESLGGKFLDLGVSAAGEGGYARALTDEERAEQQRRLAEHLKNIDVVVCTAAVPGRPAPKIVSAAMVAGMKPGSVIVDLAAETGGNCELTRPGENVENGGVTIAGPLNLASMGAQHASEMYARNVFNFVSLLLKDGALAFDWGDELLAKTVWPERTPPAG, encoded by the coding sequence ATGGCGGCGACAGCGGTAATCGTGGGCGTGGCGCGTGAAACGGCGGCGGGCGAGCGCCGGGTGGCGCTGAGCCCGGAAACCTGCAGGAAGCTGGTGGCGGCGGGCGCCACGGTGCGGGTACAGCCGGGGATTGGTGCTGGCGCGTTCTTTCCCGACGAGGCCTATGTCGCCGCCGGTGCGCAGCTGGCCGAAGACGCCACCGCCGACGCCGACCTGGTGGCCTGCGTGCAGCCGCCTTCGAATGCGGCCATCGCCGCGTTGAAGCCGGGTGCGGTGCTGGTGGGCAGCCTGCATCCGCAGGCCGACCCGGCGCGCGGCGAAGCGCTGCACGCGCGCGGCATCGTCGCCTTCCCGCTGGAGCGGCTGCCGCGCACCACCCGTGCGCAGGCGATGGACGTGCTCAGTTCGCAGGCGGGCATGGCCGGCTACAAGGCGGTGCTGATCGCTGCCCAGCTGGCGCCGCGGTTCTTCCCGATGCTGACCACCGCGGCCGGCACCATCCGTCCTTCGAAGGTGTTGATCGTCGGCGCCGGCGTGGCCGGCCTGCAGGCGATCGCCACCGCCAAGCGGCTGGGCGCACAGGTGGAAGGCTTCGACGTCAGGCCGGAAACCCGCGAGCAGATCGAGTCACTGGGTGGCAAGTTCCTCGACCTCGGCGTCAGCGCCGCGGGCGAGGGCGGCTATGCACGTGCGCTGACCGACGAGGAGCGCGCCGAGCAGCAGCGCCGGCTGGCCGAACACCTGAAGAACATCGACGTGGTGGTGTGCACCGCCGCGGTGCCGGGACGGCCGGCGCCGAAGATCGTGTCGGCAGCGATGGTGGCGGGGATGAAGCCGGGCAGCGTGATCGTGGACCTGGCCGCGGAAACCGGCGGCAACTGCGAGCTGACCCGCCCCGGTGAAAACGTGGAGAATGGCGGCGTCACCATCGCCGGCCCACTCAACCTGGCGTCGATGGGCGCCCAGCACGCCAGTGAGATGTACGCCCGCAACGTGTTCAATTTCGTCAGCCTGCTGCTCAAGGACGGCGCCCTGGCGTTCGACTGGGGCGATGAGCTGCTGGCGAAGACGGTCTGGCCGGAGCGGACGCCGCCGGCCGGCTGA
- a CDS encoding nitroreductase — protein MLTLDALDSRRSTPTRQLGEPGPDEARLLRMLRTAVRVPDHGKRVPFRFLRIAGDARTALADAAAARLLVREPEAGDAVVEKLRTRFTLPPVTVAVIARLGDDAQIPASERFSTVSCVCLLLLQAAQAEGYGAQWLTGWPVYDREFLETTLGLAGDEQLVGTIAIGTPALEAPERDRPDPAALLADWHP, from the coding sequence ATGCTGACTTTGGACGCCCTCGACAGCCGCCGCTCCACGCCCACCCGCCAGCTGGGCGAGCCCGGCCCCGACGAGGCGCGACTGCTGCGCATGCTTCGGACTGCGGTGCGCGTGCCCGACCACGGCAAGCGGGTGCCGTTCCGGTTCCTGCGCATTGCCGGCGACGCCCGCACCGCCCTGGCCGATGCCGCCGCGGCGCGCCTGCTGGTCCGCGAGCCGGAGGCAGGCGACGCGGTCGTGGAGAAATTGCGAACCCGCTTCACCCTGCCGCCGGTCACCGTGGCGGTGATCGCGCGGCTGGGCGACGACGCCCAGATCCCTGCTTCGGAGCGCTTTTCCACGGTCTCGTGCGTCTGCCTGCTGCTGCTGCAGGCCGCGCAGGCCGAAGGCTACGGCGCGCAGTGGCTGACCGGCTGGCCGGTCTACGACCGCGAGTTCCTGGAAACCACGCTGGGGCTTGCGGGCGACGAACAGCTGGTAGGCACGATTGCGATCGGCACCCCTGCGCTGGAGGCACCCGAGCGCGACCGGCCCGACCCGGCGGCGCTGTTGGCGGACTGGCACCCGTAG
- a CDS encoding 5'-3' exonuclease H3TH domain-containing protein, giving the protein MTQPTLHLVDASLYVFRAWHSMPDEFHDADGWPTNAVHGFARFLLELLERERPGHVVVAFDEALDSCFRNALYPAYKANRDPAPPELRRQFAWCKALCKALGLATLAHADYEADDLIGSAVHRARGQGFRSVIVSADKDLSQLLHDFDEQYDFAKGQRWGADGVKARHGVHAHQIADYLALTGDAVDNIPGVTGIGPKSAAVLLAHFESLDALLARIDEVPFLRLRGAATLATRLREQREHALLWRRLTTIALDAPLPEHGFARGRGDVDELAALADWVKFGPMTRKRLADAAGL; this is encoded by the coding sequence ATGACCCAGCCCACGCTCCACCTCGTCGACGCCTCGCTGTACGTGTTCCGCGCCTGGCATTCGATGCCGGACGAGTTCCACGATGCCGACGGCTGGCCGACCAACGCAGTGCACGGCTTCGCCCGCTTCCTGCTGGAACTGTTGGAACGCGAGCGCCCCGGCCACGTCGTCGTGGCCTTCGACGAGGCACTGGATTCGTGCTTCCGCAACGCGCTGTACCCGGCCTACAAGGCCAACCGCGATCCGGCGCCGCCGGAGCTGCGCCGCCAGTTCGCCTGGTGCAAGGCGCTGTGCAAGGCGCTGGGCCTGGCAACGCTGGCGCATGCCGACTACGAGGCCGACGATCTGATCGGCAGCGCCGTGCACCGCGCGCGCGGCCAGGGCTTCCGCAGCGTCATTGTCTCCGCCGACAAGGACCTATCGCAGCTGCTGCACGACTTCGACGAGCAATACGACTTCGCCAAGGGCCAGCGCTGGGGCGCGGATGGCGTCAAGGCGCGCCACGGCGTGCACGCGCACCAGATCGCCGACTACCTCGCGCTGACCGGTGATGCGGTGGACAACATCCCCGGCGTCACTGGCATCGGCCCGAAATCCGCGGCGGTGCTGCTGGCGCACTTCGAATCGCTGGACGCGCTGCTGGCGCGCATCGACGAGGTGCCGTTCCTGCGCCTGCGCGGCGCCGCCACGCTGGCCACGCGCCTGCGCGAGCAGCGCGAACACGCCCTGCTGTGGCGCCGGCTGACCACCATCGCGCTGGATGCGCCGCTGCCCGAACACGGCTTTGCGCGCGGCCGTGGTGATGTCGACGAGCTGGCCGCGCTGGCCGACTGGGTGAAGTTCGGGCCGATGACGCGCAAGCGGCTGGCGGACGCTGCCGGGCTGTAG
- a CDS encoding NUDIX hydrolase: MSNLKQTLYEGQWLRLVRIGHWESCERTHAQGMAVIVIAVTPADEVLFVEQFRVPLGARTIEMPAGLVGDDHAEDTLVDAARRELIEETGWSAGRVEVLLTGPTSSGMSNERIAFVRARELVRVGEGGGVDDENIIVHAVPRAQAPAWLMRKRAEGFELDLKLWAGLWMIDHNPDGSPAD; encoded by the coding sequence ATGAGCAACCTCAAACAGACCCTGTACGAAGGCCAGTGGCTGCGGTTGGTGCGGATTGGCCACTGGGAGTCCTGCGAGCGCACCCATGCGCAGGGCATGGCGGTGATCGTGATCGCGGTGACGCCAGCCGACGAGGTGCTGTTCGTCGAGCAGTTCCGCGTGCCGCTGGGCGCGCGCACCATCGAGATGCCGGCCGGGCTGGTCGGCGACGACCACGCCGAGGACACCCTGGTGGATGCCGCGCGGCGCGAACTGATCGAAGAAACAGGATGGTCGGCGGGCCGCGTGGAGGTGCTGCTGACCGGCCCCACCAGTTCCGGCATGAGCAACGAGCGCATCGCTTTCGTGCGTGCCCGCGAGTTGGTGCGGGTCGGCGAAGGCGGCGGCGTGGACGACGAGAACATCATCGTCCATGCGGTGCCGCGGGCGCAGGCGCCGGCCTGGCTGATGCGCAAGCGCGCAGAAGGCTTCGAGCTGGACCTCAAGCTGTGGGCCGGGCTGTGGATGATCGACCACAACCCGGACGGCAGCCCGGCGGACTGA
- the pip gene encoding prolyl aminopeptidase, with the protein MRTLYPEIAPYQTGTLQVDGRHTLYWEQCGNPEGKPVVLLHGGPGAGCSDKMRRFHDPAKYRIVLFDQRGAGRSTPHADLVDNTTWDLVADIERLREHLGIERWQVFGGSWGSTLALAYAETHPQRVSELVLRGIFLLRRWELEWFYQEGASRLFPDAWQHYIDAIPPVERHDLISAFHRRLTSDDVQVRLSAARAWAIWEGGTSYLQIPADYADTHGDAEFALAFARIENHYFVNGGFFEEEGQLLRDAHRIKDIPGVIVHGRYDVVCPIQSAFDLHKVWPMAELIVSPGSGHSAFEAENAAALVEATDRFAGG; encoded by the coding sequence ATGCGCACGCTGTATCCCGAGATCGCCCCCTACCAGACCGGCACCCTGCAGGTCGATGGCCGCCACACCCTGTACTGGGAGCAGTGCGGCAATCCCGAGGGCAAGCCGGTGGTCCTGCTGCATGGCGGGCCGGGCGCGGGCTGCAGCGACAAGATGCGTCGCTTCCATGACCCGGCGAAGTACCGCATCGTGCTGTTCGACCAGCGCGGCGCCGGCCGCAGCACGCCGCACGCCGATCTGGTCGACAACACCACCTGGGACCTCGTGGCCGACATCGAGAGGCTGCGCGAGCACCTGGGCATCGAGCGTTGGCAGGTGTTCGGCGGCAGCTGGGGCTCGACCCTGGCGCTGGCCTACGCCGAAACCCACCCGCAGCGGGTGAGTGAGCTGGTCCTGCGCGGCATTTTCCTGCTGCGCCGCTGGGAGCTGGAGTGGTTCTACCAGGAGGGCGCCTCGCGGCTGTTCCCGGACGCATGGCAGCACTACATCGACGCCATCCCGCCGGTCGAGCGCCATGACCTGATCTCGGCCTTCCACCGTCGACTCACTTCCGACGATGTGCAGGTGCGGCTGTCGGCGGCGCGAGCGTGGGCGATCTGGGAGGGCGGCACCAGCTACCTGCAGATCCCGGCCGACTACGCGGATACCCACGGCGACGCCGAATTCGCGCTGGCGTTCGCGCGGATCGAGAACCACTACTTCGTCAATGGCGGCTTCTTCGAGGAAGAGGGTCAGCTGTTGCGCGACGCGCACCGGATCAAAGACATCCCCGGTGTGATCGTGCACGGCCGCTACGACGTGGTCTGCCCGATCCAGAGCGCGTTCGACCTCCACAAGGTCTGGCCGATGGCCGAGCTCATCGTCAGCCCGGGCTCCGGCCACTCCGCGTTCGAGGCGGAGAACGCCGCGGCCCTCGTGGAAGCAACCGATCGGTTCGCTGGCGGCTGA
- the prmC gene encoding peptide chain release factor N(5)-glutamine methyltransferase, translating into MTVDVPTAARLLARARDLIDPADAALLLAHALGKPRSWLFAHADDALGEAEAMRFNGLLARRAAGEPVAYLTGSRGFWTLELTVTPATLVPRPETELLVELALARLPAVTPVRVADLGTGSGAIALALAKERPRAQVVATDASPEALEVARGNAVRNGIGNVAFRLGSWLAPLAGECFDLIASNPPYIADGDPHLVQGDLRFEPPMALSCGPDGLDAIRTIVRDAPACLRPGGWLLLEHGWEQGDAVRALLVEAGLVDVGTERDLEHRDRITLGRRP; encoded by the coding sequence ATGACTGTCGATGTTCCTACCGCCGCGCGCCTGCTGGCCCGCGCCCGCGACCTGATCGATCCCGCCGATGCCGCGCTGCTGTTGGCGCATGCGCTGGGCAAGCCGCGCAGCTGGCTGTTCGCGCACGCAGACGATGCCTTGGGCGAGGCGGAAGCCATGCGGTTCAACGGCCTGCTGGCCCGTCGGGCCGCGGGCGAGCCGGTGGCCTATCTGACCGGCTCGCGCGGATTCTGGACGCTGGAACTCACGGTCACCCCGGCCACGCTGGTGCCGCGCCCGGAAACCGAACTGTTGGTGGAACTGGCGCTGGCGCGGCTGCCCGCCGTTACGCCCGTGCGGGTGGCCGATCTTGGCACCGGCAGCGGCGCGATCGCACTGGCCCTTGCCAAGGAGCGGCCGCGGGCGCAGGTGGTGGCCACCGATGCCAGCCCCGAGGCGCTGGAGGTGGCCCGCGGCAACGCGGTGCGCAACGGCATCGGCAACGTGGCATTCCGCCTGGGCAGCTGGCTGGCGCCGCTGGCGGGCGAATGCTTCGACCTGATCGCCAGCAACCCGCCCTACATCGCCGATGGCGACCCGCACCTGGTGCAGGGCGACCTGCGCTTCGAGCCGCCGATGGCGCTGTCCTGCGGGCCGGACGGACTGGACGCCATCCGCACCATCGTCCGCGACGCCCCCGCCTGCCTGCGCCCCGGCGGCTGGCTGCTGCTGGAGCACGGCTGGGAGCAGGGCGACGCGGTGCGCGCGCTGCTGGTCGAGGCGGGACTTGTCGACGTCGGCACCGAGCGCGACCTCGAGCACCGCGACCGCATCACCCTGGGGCGCCGTCCCTGA
- the ahpC gene encoding alkyl hydroperoxide reductase subunit C, translated as MSLINTQVQPFKANAFKNGQFIEVTEKDLQGKWSVLIFMPAAFTFNCPTEIEDAAEHYDEFQKAGAEVYIVTTDTHFSHKVWHETSPAVGKAKFPLVGDPTHALTNAFGVHIPEEGLALRGTFVIDPSGTIKTMEIHDNAIARDVSETVRKLKAAQFVASHPNEVCPAKWKEGAKTITPSLDLVGKI; from the coding sequence ATGTCCCTGATCAATACCCAGGTCCAGCCGTTCAAGGCCAACGCGTTCAAGAACGGCCAGTTCATCGAAGTGACCGAGAAGGATCTGCAGGGCAAGTGGTCGGTCCTGATCTTCATGCCGGCCGCTTTCACCTTCAACTGCCCGACCGAGATCGAAGACGCCGCCGAGCACTACGACGAGTTCCAGAAGGCCGGCGCCGAGGTCTACATCGTCACCACCGACACCCACTTCAGCCACAAGGTCTGGCACGAAACCTCGCCGGCCGTCGGCAAGGCCAAGTTCCCGCTGGTGGGCGACCCCACCCACGCGCTGACCAACGCCTTCGGCGTGCACATCCCGGAAGAGGGCCTGGCCCTGCGCGGCACCTTCGTGATCGACCCGAGCGGCACCATCAAGACGATGGAAATCCACGACAACGCCATCGCCCGCGACGTCAGCGAAACCGTGCGCAAGCTCAAGGCCGCCCAGTTCGTCGCCAGCCATCCGAACGAGGTCTGCCCGGCCAAGTGGAAGGAAGGCGCCAAGACCATCACCCCGTCGCTGGACCTGGTCGGCAAGATCTGA
- the ahpF gene encoding alkyl hydroperoxide reductase subunit F, with the protein MLDAALKTQLAAYLEKLQQPIELVASLDDSEAARELDELLGEIAALSPKITRASGDDARKPSFLIRRTGSDVQVGFAAIPLGHEFTSLVLALLQVGGHPVKIDDALAQQVRELPGDYAFETYMSLLCQSCPDTVQALNAMSVLNPRIKHVAIDGALFQAEVEAKQILSVPTIYMNGEEFDAGRMSIEQVLAKLDTGAAARAAEALKEREPYEVLIVGGGPAGAAAAIYAARKGIRTGLVAERFGGQVLDTMSIENFPSVEYTEGPKLAASLEAHVRSYGVDVITAQRAKALHPASATGELAGVELESGATLRSRTVILAPGARWRQTGVPGEADYRTKGVTYCPHCDGPLFKGKKVAVIGGGNSGIEAAIDLAGVVEHVTVLEFDSKLRADDVLQRKLHSLPNTAVHLNAQTTEMVGDGGKLTGLRFTDRTSGQVNDLDLAGVFVQIGLLPNTEWLKGAVALSPRGEIVVDDRGQTNVPGVFAAGDATTEAYKQIVIAMGSGSTAALSAFDFLIRHSAPAAEAKAA; encoded by the coding sequence ATGTTGGATGCCGCCCTCAAGACCCAGCTCGCCGCCTATCTGGAAAAGCTGCAGCAGCCGATCGAACTGGTCGCCTCGCTGGACGATTCCGAGGCTGCGCGCGAACTCGATGAACTGCTGGGCGAGATCGCCGCGCTGTCGCCGAAGATCACCCGCGCCAGCGGCGACGACGCCCGCAAGCCCTCGTTCCTGATCCGCCGCACCGGCAGCGACGTGCAGGTCGGCTTCGCCGCGATCCCGCTCGGCCACGAATTCACTTCGCTGGTGCTGGCGCTGCTGCAGGTGGGCGGCCACCCGGTGAAGATCGACGACGCGCTGGCGCAGCAAGTGCGCGAGCTGCCGGGCGACTACGCCTTCGAGACCTACATGTCGCTGCTCTGCCAGAGTTGCCCGGACACGGTGCAGGCGCTGAACGCGATGAGCGTGCTCAACCCGCGGATCAAGCACGTGGCCATCGACGGCGCGCTGTTCCAGGCCGAAGTCGAGGCCAAGCAGATCCTGTCGGTGCCCACGATCTACATGAACGGCGAGGAGTTCGACGCCGGCCGCATGAGCATCGAGCAGGTGCTGGCCAAGCTCGACACCGGCGCCGCGGCGCGCGCGGCCGAGGCATTGAAGGAGCGGGAACCCTATGAAGTGCTGATCGTCGGCGGCGGCCCGGCAGGCGCGGCGGCGGCGATCTACGCCGCGCGCAAGGGCATCCGCACCGGGCTGGTGGCGGAGCGCTTCGGTGGCCAGGTGCTGGACACCATGTCGATCGAGAATTTCCCGTCGGTGGAATACACCGAAGGCCCGAAGCTGGCGGCCTCGCTGGAGGCACACGTGCGCAGCTACGGCGTCGACGTGATCACCGCGCAGCGTGCCAAGGCGCTGCATCCGGCCAGTGCGACAGGCGAACTGGCCGGCGTCGAGCTGGAGAGCGGCGCCACCCTGCGCTCCCGCACCGTCATCCTCGCCCCCGGCGCGCGCTGGCGGCAGACCGGCGTGCCCGGCGAAGCCGACTACCGCACCAAGGGCGTGACCTATTGCCCGCACTGCGACGGCCCGCTGTTCAAGGGCAAGAAGGTGGCGGTGATCGGCGGCGGCAACTCCGGCATCGAGGCCGCGATCGATCTGGCCGGCGTGGTCGAGCACGTCACCGTGCTGGAGTTCGACAGCAAGCTGCGCGCCGATGACGTGCTGCAGCGCAAGCTGCACAGCCTGCCGAACACCGCCGTGCACCTGAACGCGCAGACCACCGAGATGGTCGGCGACGGCGGCAAGCTGACCGGCCTGCGCTTCACCGACCGCACCAGCGGCCAGGTGAACGACCTGGACCTGGCCGGCGTGTTCGTGCAGATCGGCCTGCTGCCCAATACCGAATGGCTGAAGGGCGCGGTGGCGCTGTCACCGCGAGGCGAGATCGTGGTCGACGACCGCGGCCAGACCAACGTGCCGGGCGTCTTCGCCGCCGGCGACGCCACCACCGAGGCGTACAAGCAGATCGTCATCGCGATGGGCTCGGGTTCCACCGCCGCGCTGTCCGCGTTCGACTTCCTGATCCGCCACTCGGCCCCGGCAGCCGAGGCCAAAGCGGCCTGA
- a CDS encoding VOC family protein translates to MAARPFDVQRLDHVVLRVRDLDRSEAFYRALLGCEVARRRDDLGLRHLRAGASMIDLVAVDGKLGRRGGAAAGTEGRNLDHLCLRVEPFDEAAIVAHLGRHGVAPQGPAATNFGAEGDGLSLYFDDPDGNTVELKGPSA, encoded by the coding sequence ATGGCCGCCCGCCCGTTCGACGTGCAGCGCCTCGACCACGTGGTGCTGCGCGTGCGCGACCTGGATCGCAGCGAAGCTTTCTATCGCGCGCTGCTGGGCTGCGAGGTGGCGCGCCGCCGCGACGACCTCGGCCTGCGCCACCTGCGCGCCGGCGCATCGATGATCGACCTGGTCGCGGTGGACGGGAAACTGGGCCGGCGCGGCGGCGCGGCGGCGGGCACGGAGGGCCGCAACCTCGACCATCTGTGCCTGCGCGTCGAACCGTTTGACGAGGCCGCCATCGTCGCCCATCTTGGCCGGCATGGCGTTGCGCCGCAGGGACCCGCGGCGACCAACTTCGGCGCGGAAGGCGATGGCCTTTCGCTCTATTTCGACGATCCCGACGGCAACACCGTCGAACTCAAGGGCCCCTCCGCTTGA